A stretch of the Thunnus thynnus chromosome 7, fThuThy2.1, whole genome shotgun sequence genome encodes the following:
- the taf15 gene encoding TATA-binding protein-associated factor 2N, with protein MATDSGYGQHGGSQSYGSYAGQQSGQGYGQGNGSGSYGGQSYGNYGQPAVTQDGYSQSQGGYGQQQSYGSYGQESSGYGDKSSSSSSSSSYGQGSGSYGQQGSYGGNQGQGSYGGSGGGGGQGQGGDSYGQQGSYSGQGGGGGGGGGGSSYGRWSEGESGGQGGRYGRDQGDRSEGGGYRGRGRGGYDRGGYDRSGGYERSGYDRGGRGGPPGMGGGDRGGFKNYGGSRDYGSRDEPAGEQDNSDNNTIFVQGLGEDVTVQEVGDFFKQIGIIKVNKKTGQPMINIYSDKVTGRPKGEATVSFDDPPSAKAAIDWFDGKEFQGKSIKVSFATRRAEFTQRGGGGRGGRGGFRGRGGGGPNFDIKGGDWPCPNSSCGNMNFARRQECNKCGAPKPGDGGYGGGDRGGRGGYGGDRGGGFRGRGGFRGGDRGGYGGGGGGGGFGGGYKMGGRGDRRDDRRERPY; from the exons ATGGCCACTG ATTCAGGCTACGGCCAGCATGGTGGCTCACAAAG CTATGGATCATATGCTGGTCAGCAGAGTGGACAG GGTTATGGACAAGGAAATGGCAGTGGCTCTTATGGGGGGCAGAGCTACGGTAATTATGGTCAGCCGGCTGTGACACAAG ACGGCTACAGCCAGTCTCAGGGAGGCTACGGTCAGCAACAGAGCTATGGAAGTTATGGACAGGAGTCATCTGG GTATGGTGACAAGTCAtcgtcgtcgtcatcatcatcatcatatggACAAGGATCAGGGTCCTATGGGCAGCAAGGGTCCTATGGTGGTAATCAGGGACAAGGATCCtatggtggtagtggtggtggtggtggtcagGGCCAAGGAGGAGACAGCTATGGACAACAAGGATCTTACAGCGgccagggaggaggaggaggaggtggtggtggcggCAGCAGCTATGGAAGATGGAGTGAAG GTGAAAGTGGTGGTCAGGGTGGGAGGTATGGACGTGACCAAGGAGACCGTTCAGAAGGAGGTGGCTACAGAGGCAGAGGCCGTGGTGGCTATGACCGTGGCGGTTATGACCGCAGTGGTGGATATGAGCGCAGTGGATACGACCGTGGCGGAAGAGGTGGACCTCCTGGTATGGG AGGTGGTGACCGTGGTGGCTTCAAAAATTACGGTG GCTCTCGAGACTACGGCTCAAGGGATGAACCAG CTGGGGAGCAGGACAACTCTGACAACAACACCATTTTTGTCCAGGGACTGGGAGAAGATGTCACAGTTCAGGAAGTCGGCGATTTCTTCAAGCAAATTGGAATCATCAAG GTGAACAAGAAGACCGGCCAGCCAATGATCAACATCTACTCTGACAAAGTCACCGGTCGGCCGAAGGGAGAAGCTACAGTGTCATTTGATGACCCGCCGTCTGCCAAAGCTGCTATCGACTGGTTTGATG GCAAGGAGTTCCAGGGCAAATCCATCAAAGTATCATTTGCCACCCGCAGAGCTGAGttcacacagagaggaggaggtggaagaggCGGGAGAGGAG GTTTCAGAGGTCGTGGTGGTGGAGGCCCTAACTTTGACATTAAGGGAGGAGACTGGCCGTGTCCCAACAG CTCTTGcggcaacatgaactttgcaCGGCGGCAGGAGTGTAACAAGTGCGGAGCCCCTAAACCAGGAGATGGAGGATACGGAGGTGGAG ATCGTGGAGGCAGAGGTGGTTACGGAGGTGACAGAGGTGGCGGCTTCCGAGGTCGTGGAGGTTTCCGTGGTGGAGACCGTGGGGGCTACGGAggcggcggcggtggtggtggATTTGGAGGAGGCTACAAAATGGGAGGAAG aGGTGACCGCAGAGACGACAGACGAGAGCGACCATACTAA
- the porb gene encoding P450 (cytochrome) oxidoreductase b: MADMDPETTTHTEPMVDEEEPLFSNLDLFLFSLIVGLVIYWFMSRKKPEPIPEFKKLDTPTPTTRETSFIEKMKKTGKNIIVFYGSQTGTAEEFANRLSKDAQRYGMKGMSADPEEYDMGEMSRLSEINNSLAIFCMATYGEGDPTDNAQDFYDWLQENDDEDLSGLNYTVFALGNKTYEHYNAMGKYVDKRLEELGAKRIYDLGLGDDDGNLEEDFVSWREQFWPAVCEHFGVEALGDESSIRQYELKEHTDINMNKVYTGEIGRLKSFEVQKPPFDSKNPFLAPVTVNRKLNKGGDRHLMHLEVDITGSKINARKIFSFYFSEESNKKHPFPCPTTYRTALTHYLDITHPPRTNVLYELAQYASDPKDQENMRKMASSSPEGKGLYQSWVLDVNRNILAILEDMPSLRPPIDHLCELLPRLQARYYSIASSSKVHPNSIHICAVVVEYKTKTGRINKGVATNWLKNKLVTDNGHKSTVPMYIRKSQFRLPFKSTIPVIMIGPGTGIAPFMGFIQERGWLKQQGKEVGETVMFFGCRYKNEDFIYQEELEEAERNGVLSKLFVAFSRDQEQKVYVQHLLKTHKEHIWKLVHSENAHIYVCGDAKNMAKDVQTAFHEIAEELGGLTRTQATDYIKKLMTKGRYSQDVWS, from the exons AACACCCACTACGAGAGAGACAAGTTTCATcgagaaaatgaagaaaacg GGCAAGAACATCATTGTTTTCTACGGCTCCCAGACGGGCACAGCGGAGGAATTTGCCAACAGACTGTCCAAAGACGCTCAGCGCTACGGCATGAAAGGAATGTCTGCCGATCCAGAGGAATACGACATG GGTGAAATGTCCCGTCTGTCTGAGATCAATAACTCCCTCGCCATATTTTGCATGGCCACCTATGGTGAAGGAGACCCAACAGATAACGCCCAGGACTTCTATGACTGGCTGcaggaaaatgatgatgaagaccTCTCTGGACTAAACTACACG GTATTCGCTTTGGGCAACAAGACATATGAACACTACAATGCAATGGGAAAATATGTCGACAAAAGGCTGGAAGAACTTGGGGCAAAGCGCATCTATGACCTTGGTTTGGGAGATGATGATGGCAA TCTGGAAGAGGATTTCGTTTCATGGAGAGAGCAGTTCTGGCCGGCCGTCTGCGAGCACTTCGGAGTGGAAGCCTTGGGAGATGAATCAAG CATACGGCAGTATGAGCTGAAGGAGCACACCGACATCAACATGAACAAAGTGTACACAGGCGAGATTGGCCGTCTGAAGAGTTTTGAGGTCCAAAAGCC GCCCTTTGATTCAAAAAACCCTTTCCTGGCACCAGTCACTGTCAACCGCAAACTCAACAAAGGTGGTGATAGGCATCTTATGCATCTTGAAGTAGACATAACAGGCTCCAAGATCA ATGCCAGaaaaatcttttcattttatttttcagaggAGTCCAACAAGAAACACCCTTTCCCCTGCCCCACCACCTACCGCACAGCCCTGACTCACTACCTGGACATCACACATCCTCCTCGCACCAACGTCCTCTACGAGCTGGCACAGTACGCTTCTGACCCCAAAGACCAGGAGAATATGCGCAAGAtggcctcctcctcccccgAGGGCAAG GGGCTCTACCAGAGTTGGGTGTTGGATGTCAATAGAAACATCCTCGCCATTCTGGAGGATATGCCTTCCTTGAGGCCTCCCATTGACCACCTGTGTGAGCTGCTGCCTCGTCTCCAGGCTCGCTATTACTCTATCGCCTCCTCCTCAAAG GTTCACCCTAACAGCATCCACATCTGTGCCGTGGTGGTAGAATATAAGACCAAGACTGGCCGCATCAACAAGGGAGTGGCCACCAACTGGCTGAAGAACAAACTGGTCACTGACAACGGCCACAAGTCCACTGTTCCTATGTACATCCGCAAGTCCCAGTTCCGCCTGCCCTTCAAATCCACCATCCCAGTGATCATGATCGGCCCTGGGACAGGAATTGCTCCCTTCATGGGCTTTATCCAGGAGAGGGGCTGGCTCAAACAACAAG GAAAGGAGGTCGGAGAGACGGTGATGTTTTTCGGCTGCAGGTATAAGAATGAGGACTTTATCtaccaggaggagctggaggaggcagagaggaatgGAGTTCTATCAAAGCTGTTCGTTGCCTTCTCAAGAGACCAGGAGCAAAAG GTGTACGTGCAACACCTCCTGAAGACACATAAGGAGCACATCTGGAAGCTGGTTCACTCAGAAAATGCTCATATCTACGTCTGCGG GGATGCGAAAAACATGGCGAAGGACGTGCAGACGGCCTTCCACGAGATCGCAGAAGAACTGGGAGGCTTGACGCGCACCCAGGCCACAGATTACATCAAGAAACTGATGACCAAGGGACGCTACTCACAAGATGTCTGGAGTTAA
- the LOC137185955 gene encoding schlafen-like protein 1, which produces MRNPDTLSDVGTSASLTPSTSAHVRTVSSGAKKKKRKRAGRSRGWKLLGWRWGRFKWVQKKRCSGCSSPHPQSTQRQKSNSAAQNQTGQQGTPVQSTNEQDITCCQWLYHGAHIINDSCNIEFMAGRGNYMQNGFFRHVAMYGSAFLNSGGGRLVVGVNEDGVVYGLSFSHEEEHETRLQVDVTLKRLQPPVLPRNYSLHFLPVVKSGVKASRLKVLCLTFRAPSAFSEPTLYQTEHGDVFIWRDGNTEGPLSNSVILEWSRQKWSQKKQELEHRLKEAGSELSSLTAQADWLLQFIITLQAEQSQAHNSRAPDVALESPLRPGHEQM; this is translated from the exons ATGAGAAACCCAGATACGTTGAGCGATGTAGGGACCTCTGCCTCCCTGACTCCGTCCACATCAGCTCATGTTAGGACAGTTTCCAGTGGAgctaagaaaaagaaaaggaagcgAGCCGGTCGTTCCCGGGGATGGAAACTTCTTGGCTGGAGATGGGGGCGCTTCAAATGGGTTCAAAAGAAGAGATGCTCTGGCTGTTCAAGCCCTCATCCACAGAGCACCCAAAGGCAAAAAAGCAACAGTGCAGCCCAGAACCAGACTGGTCAACAGGGAACACCAGTACAG TCTACCAATGAACAGGACATCACCTGCTGCCAGTGGCTCTACCACGGGGCTCACATTATTAATGACAGCTGCAACATTGAGTTCATGGCCGGCAGAG GAAATTACATGCAGAATGGTTTCTTCCGACATGTTGCTATGTATGGAAGTGCCTTCCTGAACAGCGGGGGAGGCCGTCTGGTTGTCGGGGTGAATGAGGACGGAGTGGTTTATGGCCTGTCCTTCAGCCATGAAGAGGAGCACGAGACTCGCCTACAGGTGGACGTGACTCTAAAGCGTCTCCAGCCTCCTGTCCTTCCCCGAAACTACAGCCTGCATTTCCTACCTGTGGTAAAGTCTGGGGTGAAGGCATCTCGCCTCAAGGTGCTGTGCCTCACTTTCAGAGCACCTTCAGCCTTCAGTGAGCCAACCCTCTATCAGACTGAGCACGGGGATGTGTTCATATGGCGGGATGGGAACACTGAGGGACCCCTGTCTAACTCTGTAATCCTGGAGTGGTCCAGACAG aAATGGAGTCAAAAGAAGCAAGAGCTAGAACACAGACTGAAGGAGGCTGGGTCTGAGTTGTCCTCATTAACAGCACAGGCGGACTGGCTTCTCCAATTCATCATAACCTTGCAAGCAGAGCAGAGCCAAGCCCACAACAGCAGAGCCCCAGATGTGGCACTGGAATCCCCTCTGCGTCCAGGACATGAGCAGATGTGA